The Homo sapiens chromosome 8 genomic scaffold, GRCh38.p14 alternate locus group ALT_REF_LOCI_1 HSCHR8_3_CTG7 genome has a window encoding:
- the ZNF623 gene encoding zinc finger protein 623 isoform X1 — MELPSPESEEVHEPRLGELLGNPEGQSLGSSPSQDRGCKQVTVTHWKIQTGETAQVCTKSGRNHILNSDLLLLQRELIEGEANPCDICGKTFTFNSDLVRHRISHAGEKPYTCDQCGKGFGQSSHLMEHQRIHTGERLYVCNVCGKDFIHYSGLIEHQRVHSGEKPFKCAQCGKAFCHSSDLIRHQRVHTRERPFECKECGKGFSQSSLLIRHQRIHTGERPYECNECGKSFIRSSSLIRHYQIHTEVKQYECKECGKAFRHRSDLIEHQRIHTGERPFECNECGKAFIRSSKLIQHQRIHTGERPYVCNECGKRFSQTSNFTQHQRIHTGEKLYECNECGKAFFLSSYLIRHQKIHTGERVYECKECGKAFLQKAHLTEHQKIHSGDRPFECKDCGKAFIQSSKLLLHQIIHTGEKPYVCSYCGKGFIQRSNFLQHQKIHTEEKLYECSQYGRDFNSTTNVKNNQRVHQEGLSLSKAPIHLGERSVDKGEHTGNL, encoded by the coding sequence ATGGAGCTCCCCTCTCCCGAGTCTGAGGAAGTCCACGAGCCCAGATTAGGGGAGCTCTTGGGAAATCCAGAAGGTCAGAGCCTGGGGAGTTCCCCCTCTCAGGACAGGGGCTGCAAGCAGGTGACAGTGACCCATTGGAAGATCCAGACAGGAGAGACAGCTCAAGTGTGCACCAAGTCAGGAAGAAACCATATTCTGAACTCAGACCTTCTTCTGCTTCAGAGAGAGCTCATAGAGGGGGAAGCCAATCCTTGCGATATCTGTGGCAAAACCTTCACGTTTAATTCGGACCTAGTTAGGCATCGGATTTCGCATGCTGGGGAGAAACCTTACACGTGCGATCAGTGTGGGAAAGGCTTTGGCCAGAGCTCACACCTTATGgagcatcagagaattcacactggagagagacTCTACGTCTGTAATGTGTGTGGGAAAGACTTCATTCACTATTCAGGTCTCATTGAGCATCAGCGCGTTCATTCAGGAGAAAAGCCCTTCAAATGTGCGCAGTGTGGGAAGGCGTTTTGTCACAGTTCAGACCTGATTAGGCACCAGAGAGTTCACACCAGAGAGAGACCTTTTGAATGCAAAGAGTGTGGGAAAGGCTTCAGTCAGAGCTCCTTACTTATTCGCCATCAGAGGATTCACACGGGAGAAAGGCCCTATGAGtgcaatgaatgtgggaaatCCTTCATAAGGAGCTCGAGCCTCATTCGCCATTATCAGATCCACACAGAAGTGAAACAGTATGAATGCAAAGAATGTGGGAAGGCATTCCGTCATCGCTCAGACCTTATTGAACACCAGAGAATTCACACCGGAGAGAGACCCTTTGAATGCAAtgagtgtgggaaagcctttattcGGAGTTCAAAGCTCATTCAGCATCAGAGGATCCATACTGGGGAGAGGCCTTACGTATGCAATGAGTGTGGGAAGCGCTTCAGCCAGACGTCAAACTTCACCcagcatcagagaattcacactggagagaaactctATGAATGTAACGAGTGTGGGAAAGCTTTCTTTCTGAGTTCATACCTTATTCGACACCAGAAAATCCACACTGGAGAGAGAGtgtatgaatgtaaggaatgtgggaaagcgTTTCTCCAGAAAGCCCATCTCACTGAGCACCAGAAGATCCACTCTGGGGACAGGCCCTTCGAATGTAAAGactgtgggaaagccttcatCCAGAGCTCCAAGCTGCTTCTGCACCAGATtattcacactggagaaaagccCTATGTGTGCAGTTATTGTGGGAAAGGCTTTATTCAGAGGTCAAACTTCCTTCAACACCAGAAAATTCATACTGAAGAGAAGCTCTATGAATGTAGTCAGTATGGGAGAGATTTTAACTCAACTACAAACGTTAAAAATAATCAAAGGGTTCACCAAGAGGGACTCTCCTTGAGTAAGGCCCCCATACATTTGGGTGAGAGGTCTGTAGATAAGGGGGAACACACAGGtaacttataa
- the ZNF623 gene encoding zinc finger protein 623 isoform 1 (isoform 1 is encoded by transcript variant 1) → MILLSFVSDSNVGTGEKKVTEAWISEDENSHRTTSDRLTVMELPSPESEEVHEPRLGELLGNPEGQSLGSSPSQDRGCKQVTVTHWKIQTGETAQVCTKSGRNHILNSDLLLLQRELIEGEANPCDICGKTFTFNSDLVRHRISHAGEKPYTCDQCGKGFGQSSHLMEHQRIHTGERLYVCNVCGKDFIHYSGLIEHQRVHSGEKPFKCAQCGKAFCHSSDLIRHQRVHTRERPFECKECGKGFSQSSLLIRHQRIHTGERPYECNECGKSFIRSSSLIRHYQIHTEVKQYECKECGKAFRHRSDLIEHQRIHTGERPFECNECGKAFIRSSKLIQHQRIHTGERPYVCNECGKRFSQTSNFTQHQRIHTGEKLYECNECGKAFFLSSYLIRHQKIHTGERVYECKECGKAFLQKAHLTEHQKIHSGDRPFECKDCGKAFIQSSKLLLHQIIHTGEKPYVCSYCGKGFIQRSNFLQHQKIHTEEKLYECSQYGRDFNSTTNVKNNQRVHQEGLSLSKAPIHLGERSVDKGEHTGNL, encoded by the coding sequence ATgattttgttgtcttttgtttCAGATTCTAATGTAGGAACTGGTGAGAAGAAGGTGACTGAAGCCTGGATTTCTGAGGATGAAAACTCACATAGGACGACGTCAGACAGACTCACGGTGATGGAGCTCCCCTCTCCCGAGTCTGAGGAAGTCCACGAGCCCAGATTAGGGGAGCTCTTGGGAAATCCAGAAGGTCAGAGCCTGGGGAGTTCCCCCTCTCAGGACAGGGGCTGCAAGCAGGTGACAGTGACCCATTGGAAGATCCAGACAGGAGAGACAGCTCAAGTGTGCACCAAGTCAGGAAGAAACCATATTCTGAACTCAGACCTTCTTCTGCTTCAGAGAGAGCTCATAGAGGGGGAAGCCAATCCTTGCGATATCTGTGGCAAAACCTTCACGTTTAATTCGGACCTAGTTAGGCATCGGATTTCGCATGCTGGGGAGAAACCTTACACGTGCGATCAGTGTGGGAAAGGCTTTGGCCAGAGCTCACACCTTATGgagcatcagagaattcacactggagagagacTCTACGTCTGTAATGTGTGTGGGAAAGACTTCATTCACTATTCAGGTCTCATTGAGCATCAGCGCGTTCATTCAGGAGAAAAGCCCTTCAAATGTGCGCAGTGTGGGAAGGCGTTTTGTCACAGTTCAGACCTGATTAGGCACCAGAGAGTTCACACCAGAGAGAGACCTTTTGAATGCAAAGAGTGTGGGAAAGGCTTCAGTCAGAGCTCCTTACTTATTCGCCATCAGAGGATTCACACGGGAGAAAGGCCCTATGAGtgcaatgaatgtgggaaatCCTTCATAAGGAGCTCGAGCCTCATTCGCCATTATCAGATCCACACAGAAGTGAAACAGTATGAATGCAAAGAATGTGGGAAGGCATTCCGTCATCGCTCAGACCTTATTGAACACCAGAGAATTCACACCGGAGAGAGACCCTTTGAATGCAAtgagtgtgggaaagcctttattcGGAGTTCAAAGCTCATTCAGCATCAGAGGATCCATACTGGGGAGAGGCCTTACGTATGCAATGAGTGTGGGAAGCGCTTCAGCCAGACGTCAAACTTCACCcagcatcagagaattcacactggagagaaactctATGAATGTAACGAGTGTGGGAAAGCTTTCTTTCTGAGTTCATACCTTATTCGACACCAGAAAATCCACACTGGAGAGAGAGtgtatgaatgtaaggaatgtgggaaagcgTTTCTCCAGAAAGCCCATCTCACTGAGCACCAGAAGATCCACTCTGGGGACAGGCCCTTCGAATGTAAAGactgtgggaaagccttcatCCAGAGCTCCAAGCTGCTTCTGCACCAGATtattcacactggagaaaagccCTATGTGTGCAGTTATTGTGGGAAAGGCTTTATTCAGAGGTCAAACTTCCTTCAACACCAGAAAATTCATACTGAAGAGAAGCTCTATGAATGTAGTCAGTATGGGAGAGATTTTAACTCAACTACAAACGTTAAAAATAATCAAAGGGTTCACCAAGAGGGACTCTCCTTGAGTAAGGCCCCCATACATTTGGGTGAGAGGTCTGTAGATAAGGGGGAACACACAGGtaacttataa